The segment TCCGCACCGGCGCCGGGAATGAGATCGCGGTCCTGCTCGAGGGCGGGATGCGCTACGACAACAGCGACGGCAACGGCATAAACGGCACCAGCGCGGAGGTCGGCGGCGGGCTCCGCTACACTAACCCGGGGCTGGGAGTGACCGCCGAGGGCCGCGGCCGTTTCGTGATCTCGGCGCGCCAAGGCTACGAGGAATGGGGCATGGGCGGTACGCTCATGTTCGACCCGGCGACCCGCGGCCAGGGGCTCTCGATCCGGGTGGCACCCTCCTATGGCAACCACCTGAGCGGAGTGAATCAGCTCTGGGAGCGCGGGGTGCACGACGCGGTGGGCGGCTACGACCTGGGCATGGCGCCCAACGTGGACGGCGAAATCGCGTACGGCATTGCCGGCTTCCACGGCACGCCCTACAGCGGCTTCTACGTGGGCCAGGGTGGAACGCGAGCCTTCAGCAGCGGCGTGCGCTACGAACTCGGGTCAGGGGTCGGGCTGCGCCTCGAAGGCACGCGGCGCGAGAGCGGCCTCGGCGGGGCACAGCACTCGGTGGGTGTCCGCGGAAGAATCAGGTTGCCGTAGGGGCTGGGCTGTGCGAATCCCAGGACACGACGACCGACAGGATACCAGGATCGAGCGACCGACGACGCTCAACGCGAGCTTCGTCAAGTCAGTCCGGCGCCCGGGCCGATACGGCGACGGACGTGGAGGCTACGGGCTGTCGCTGCTGGTCAAGCCCACGTCGACCGGGCGGACGAGCAAGACGTGGGCGCAACGCCTCTACATCAACGGCAGGGCCGTGAACCTGG is part of the Gammaproteobacteria bacterium genome and harbors:
- a CDS encoding Arm DNA-binding domain-containing protein, coding for MRIPGHDDRQDTRIERPTTLNASFVKSVRRPGRYGDGRGGYGLSLLVKPTSTGRTSKTWAQRLYINGRAVNLGLGAYPLVTLREARAKAFDNRRTLARGMDPRSGAMG